From the genome of Streptomyces sp. V2I9:
GCGCGCGAGTCCGAACCGAGGACCAGCAGGTTCTGCCCGCTGGTGGGCGTCTTCTCGGGGCGGTCCTCGCCGAGCGCCTTGTCGATGTCGACGCCCGTGATGTTCGCGTCGAGCTGGCTGTAGAGCCAGTGGACGGTCCCGCCGCCGGCGAGCAGCAGGACGAGCAGGGCCCCGAGCGTGATCTTGAGTCCGCGGCGGCGCTTGCGGGGCTGTGCCGAGCGCCGGGAGGCGCGCGGGCCCGGTGCGGATCTCCTCCCGGCACGGTGTGCGGAGCCGGAGCCCTCGTGGGTGTCCGGTGCCGTGGCGTCGTGGCTCATCTTCCGCGAGTCCTCAAATCTCATGGCCCCGGTCGGGGCGGAGTGCGGGGGACTCGGGTGGGGGGTGTGACCGGTCCGTGAATGTATGACTGACCGAGCACTATAGAACACGTGATCCCACGACAGGGGGGCGGTTCCGGCCGGGAGTTCCGGGAGCCCGGCGCCGGCCGGGGCGGCTGCACACGGCGTTCTGACGCGAAACCAGCAGGGGAGTGAAGCCTCTGTGAAACATATGAGAAAATCCCGACCGAAGGTCTGTTCGGATGTGGAGGGCGGACCGGGTGGCGGGGAGAAGGGGCAGGGCATGGGAGCGAGGTCCGGGCGCACCGCACGCAGGAGCCGCCCGGCGGGTGAAGGGGGCACCCGGGCGACGGGGACGCATGTCGCCGGCCTTCGTACGTCCGTTCTGGACGGTCCCTGGATCGTGCTGGGCAAGGACGGGCGGCTCACCGTGTTCGCGCGCGCGGCCGAGGGGCTGCTGCGCTGGACGCAGCGGGCCCCCACGGGGGACCGGTGGGCCGGTCCGGACGTCATCGTGACCCCGCGCCTGTCTCACCTGACGGTGGTGCAGGGGGCCGACGGCTTCGTGCGCTTCATCGGCCGCCGTGTCTCCGCGGAGGGGCACGCCACGGGCGTGGTGCACGCCTCCCAGTACCAGACGGGCCGTCCGGTGACGGAGTGGAAGCCGGTGGGGAACCCGCACAAGGACGCGGCGAGCGCGCGGCGCATCGGTGTTCCCGCGACTGCCGTGAGCGGTTCCGGCAGGGTCCACGTCTTCGTGGCCAACGCCGGGGGCGGTGTGTCGATGCGGAGCGAGGACGCGAAGGGCGCGTGGGCGCCCTGGCGCGATCTCCAGGGGAGTGACGCGTACGAAGGAGCCGTCGCCACCGCCACCGTGTCGGGCCTCGTCGAGTACCTCGCTCCGGGGGAGGGCGTGGCCATGCGCTGGCGGCAGGAGAAGCCCGACGGCGGCCTGGCCCGCTGTCCGGACCTGCCGGTCCCGGTGGGCGCGGGCGGTGTGACCGGGCTGGAGACCGCGCCCGACCGCGTCACGTACTACTGGGCCGACTCCGCGACGGGCGGCCTGTTCGCCCACCGCCCGGGCGCCTGGGTCATCCCGCTCGGCGGCGGTCCGGCGGAGGGGCGTATCGCCGCGTCGCGTGCCTGGCTCGACGGTTACGACTGCACCGTGCTCGCCCACCGGGCCCCGGGCGGCGACATCATGCTCGCCGCCTGCGGCACGGAGAACGAGGACGGCGGTGTCTGGTGGGCGCGCACCGCGGAGCGGAGCACCCGGCCGCCCGCCCTGGCCTGTGACGCCGAGGGGCGCGTGGTGATGGCCCTGTTCGGCGAGGACGGGGCGTTGCGCATCGCGTCCCAAGTCCCGGAGTCAGGACTGGCGATGGCGCCGTCCGTTCCCGTCTGAGCCCGTCCGGGCCGCGGTTCCGCTCCTGCGGTTCGATCGGCGCCGCTTGCTGTCACCTTCATCACACATGTGAAGAAAGAGTGATAGCAGATGGACAGGAAGTGGTGATGGTGTGAAGATCAAGTGGCGGCCTGTCTGTTTACGCGACAGCGTCCCGCGGGTGGACCTTTCGGTGGGGCGAAAGCGTGAGATGGAGCTCCGGCTCCGGTGTGACGGGGCGGGCTGAATTTTCGTGAGCGTGAGCAATCCTGAGACCAGTGCGCTGGTATCGACATATCGATCTCTGGTCCCGGTGCGGACGCGTCGGCGACTCGTGCGCCGCGTACCCGCCCCCCTGCGCAACATGGTCATGCACCTGCTCGCGAGCTGCGACTCGCTCCGCTCCGCCCTGGTGGTGCGGGCGCTCGGCGGGCGGAGCCGCACCGCGCGGCACGGCCCGGACGCCTCGCTGCGCGTCGTACGGGTCCAGGGCAAGCACACGCGTGCCGTGGTCGTGCGCGGCGCCACCGAATGGGCCGCGCGCGCCAGGAACTTCCACCTGCTCGTCGCCGTGCTGGAAGAGGCGGAGATCGACTACTTCGCCGTCCGGGGAACCTCCCGTAACCTGCCGTGCGTCGCGGTGCCGGCCGGCCGCCGCGACGAGGTCGAAGAGGTCCTTCAGATCGCCTTCGGCCGCAACCCCGGCAGTGTCGCGCAGGAGGACGGTGCCCAGTCCCGGTCGGGCGCGTCCGCCAAGACCTGGCGGCGGCTGCGCTCGCACTCCGTGCTCCGGCTGGCCTGGAACGTCTGCGACCCCACCGGCCATCTGGTCTTCGGCCCCGAGTCCGGCTGCGACCTGGAGTTCTGGGAGGAGCACGAGGGCGAACTGTGCGCGCCCCGCCCGAACACCGTCGTCACCCAGATCCCGGTGGAGACCGAGTTCCGCACGGCCGAACAGAAGCTGTTCAGCCCGGTGCCCGGCCCGTACCACACGGGACACGCCCGGACCGTCGCCGATTTCACCGCCCGGCTGCCCACCGACCACGCCTTCCCGATCGACGTCGTCTACACCTGGGTCGACGACTCCGACGCCGTATGGCGAGCGGAGAAGGACCAGGTGCGGCGGTCGCTGGCCGGCGACAGCGACCGGCTGCACGAACAGGCCGACAACGGCGCCCGCTACACCAGCCGCGACGAACTCCGGTACTCCCTGCGGTCCATCCACCAGTACGCGCCCTGGGTGCGCAACATCTTCCTGGTGACCGCAGGGCAGATACCCGGCTGGCTCGACACGGACGTCCCCGGACTCACCGTGGTCGACCACCGGGAGATCTTCTCCGACCCGGCGGCCCTGCCCACGTACAACTCCCACGCCATCGAGAGCCAGTTGCACCACATATCCGGCCTCTCCGACCACTTCCTCTACCTCAACGACGATGTGTTCTTCGGGCGGCCGGTCCAGCCGGGGCACTTCTTCCACCCGAACGGCCTGACCAAGTTCTTCCTGTCCAAGGCGCTGATCCCGTCCGGAAACGTGGCCCCCGAGGACCTTCCGGTCAATGCGGCGGGCAAGAACAGCCGGGGTCTGATCGCCCAGCAGTTCGGCACGGTCATCTCCCAGAAGATGAAGCACACGCCGCACGCGCTCCGGCGCACCGTCCTCACCGAGGTCGAGCACATCTACGCGCGGGCCCACTGGGTCACCCAGCACTCCCGCTTCCGCTCCCCGCACGACATCCCGATCGCCTCGTCGCTGCACCACTACTACGCCTACCACCTGGCCCGCGCGACGCTCGCGGACCTCCGGTACGTCTACATCGACATCGGCGACGATAAGGCGCAGCAGCGGCTCAACCGCCTCGTCGTCCAGCGGAACTTCGACACCTTCTGCATCAACGACACCGTGGTCCCCGAGGACCCCGACGCTCAGGAGCGCATGGTGCGGCGGTTCCTCGACAGCTACTTCCCCGTGGCGAGCCCGTACGAACTGCACGGGTCCCGGGGCGCCCCGACACGCCGCACCCGTGCGTGGGAACGGACCACCGGATGAGACTTCGACGCGCACACCTGAACACCGCCGGACGCCGACTGGCGGTCCACGCCGCAGCCCTGCGCTCCTGGCTGATCCTGCGGATCTTCCTGCCGCTGCGCCACGGTCGCACGGCGCGCCTGCGGTACGCCGCCGTACTCGACGGCCACACCGTCAATCTGCACGCCGAGCTGCCGGCATCGACGACCCTGCCCGGCAGTGCGCACCTGGTGCTGGGCAGCGGCCGGCAGCGGTACGAGAGCACCGCCCGGGTCTACGAAGGCCCCGAGGGCACGGTGCTGATGGACGCGGTCATGCTCCTGGGGGCCGAGGTGGGCGGGGCCCCGATCGGCGCCGGTCGCCGACAGCTGCGCCTGCGGCTGACCCACGGGCGGCGGAGCCGCCGGCTCCCGCTGCTGCTGGTGGAGCCGCCCGTCCCCTACGAGGGCCCGACCAAGCCGATGACGGCCTCCGGTGTGACCGGGCGGCGCCACCGGATCGGCCGCTCCGTCACCGGGAGCGCGCGCGTGGTCACGGCGGACGCCAGACCCGGCGCGGAAGTGCTCAAGGTGCACATCACCCATGCGGGCCTCGCCGTCGACTTCCGGGTCCTCGGCACCCGGATCGACGAGCCGCGGGCGGAGTTCCTCGCCTCGGGCCGCCGCATCCAGCAGCCCGTGGCGGCGGGTGAGGGCGGCATCAGCCGGGTCGAGGTCCCCCTGGAGAGGATGACGCCCCGGCGCACCCGGCCCGAGCACTGGGACGTCGTGGTGCACGGCACCTCGGGCACCGGACTCCGGCTCGGCCGCCGCCTGCACGACGTACGCAACCCTCTGCGGGTCTTCGCCATGCGCGGCACCGTCATCGCCCCTCCCGGCCACCGGCCGCTCCTCGTACAGCCCCGCTACACCGCCGCGGGCAACCTGCGCATCACCTGTACCCCGATGCCGGAAGCCGGCTGAAAGACCAGATGAAGATCACCTTCCTGCTCACCACCGCCGACGCGGTGGGAGGGACCGAACGGGCTGTTTTCAACCAGGCCTCGGAACTCGCCGTCCGGCACGACGTCCGGGTCCTGAGCGTCTTCAAGTCCAAACCGGCGCAGTTCTTCTCACCGGACGAGCGGGTCCGCGTCGACTACCTCGTCGACCTCACCGGCCCGGTGCAGCGGCCGCTGCGCCCCACCGGCATGGAGGACGCCGCCTGGGCGCAGCTGGCCGCGCAGCCCAGCATGATCGTGGACCGCACCTGGGAGTCCGCGTTCAACCGGGTCTCCGACCTGGAGCTCGAACTGGCCCTCCAGGACACCGACACCGACGTGCTGATCACCACCACCCCGGCCCTCATGGCGCTCGCCGTGCACCTGGCGCCGTCCCGCGTGGTCACCGTGCACCAGGAACACCGGGTCTCCGAACTGCGGGGGACCAGCGGCGAACCGCTTCTGCGGCACTCGGCCAGGCTCGACGCGCTCGGCGTGCTGAGCGAGCGGACCCGCGAGTGGTTCGCCGAGACGCTCGGTGCGAGCGCGCCCCGGCTGGAAGTCGTGCCCAACGCCCTTCCCAGCGGGTACCGCCCCAAGTCAACCCTGGAGACGCGCACCGTCGTCATCGCCGGGCGTCTCGTCGGCGAGAAGCAGATCGACCACGCCGTCACGGCCTGGGCGGCCATCGCCCCGCGCCACCCGTCGTGGACCCTGCGGATCTTCGGGGACGGCCCGCTCAGCGGCGCTCTGCGCCGCCAGATCGATTCCCTCGGACTGCACGACAGCGTCCAGCTCAACGGCAACTCGCCGCACCTGGCGGAGGAGTGGGCCAAGGCCAGCATCGCCCTGCTGACCTCCCGTAACGAGGCTTTCGGCCTGGTGCTCGCCGAGGCACAGGCCGCCGGTGTCCCCGTCGTCTCCTACGACTCGCCCAACGGGCCCCGCGAGGTCGTCATGGACGGCCACACCGGTCTGCTCGTGCCTCCCGGCGACATCGACGCACTGACCGCCTGCCTGCTGCGGCTCATCGAGGACGCCCCGCTGCGCCACCGCATGGGCACCGCAGCCCAGGGGGCCGTCGAACGCTTCGCGCCGGCCGTGGTGACCGCCCGGTGGGAGCACATCTTCTCCGAACTCGTCGCCGCGCGGGACAGCGGCCGCCGCGACATCGCCAAGGCCGAACGGCAGGCCCGGCACGACCTGGTCAGCGGAGCGGACGGCGGCGTTCCCGCCGCCTCCCCGGCCCCGGCCAGCACCGTGCGCGGCGGCGGAGCGCAGGCGCTGGAGAACCGGCTCCTCAAGAGCGTGCGCGGTCTGGTCCGCGACGGCGGGCAGCTGTGCCGGCCGCTGGAATGGGAGTCCCCCTGGGACATCGTCCAGGCCAACCTCGCCCTCGCCGCCCATGCCCTGGAGAGCGCCGGCGTCCCGTACGCCGTGGTGCGCGACTCGCTGGTCCGCCACACGGTCGCCGTGCACGCCACCTACCGCGAGGCCGTCCTGAAGGCACTGGCCGGAGCCTACGGCGACCAGGCGGTCTACGTATCGGTGCTCAACGAGAACCAGAACGCGGTCGCCACCGTCCTCGCCGGGATGGTGGAGCAGTACACCGACACGCCCGGTTCCGGTGTCCGCGTCTACCGGAGCGCGGTGTCCCGGTCCCGCACCCTGCGCCTCGGAGCGGTGTACGGCTGCACCATCTCCTTCTGGGACGAGGATCCCGAGGACCCGGCGTTCTTCCTCTCGCCGACCCGTACCTCCGTCGGGACGCGTCTGCCCAAGCAGTCGATGGCCCGCAGACCGATGACCCTGGCCGGCCGCACCTACCCCTCGATCGCCCCCTTCACCCAACCGCTCCACGGCGACATCGGCTTCCCCGTGGACGCCGTGTACACCTGGGTCGACGGATCCGATGTGCACTGGCTGGAGCGGAAGAACGCCGTACTCGCCGGGATGGGCCTGCAGACCGAGGACGCGGCCACCAGCGCGGCCCGGTTCCGGGACCGCGACGAACTGCGCTACTCCCTGCGGTCCATCGACATGTACGCGCCCTGGATCCGGAACATCTACCTGGTGACGGACCAGCAGGTGCCGTCCTGGCTGGACACCTCCCACCCGCGGGTGCGGGTGGTCGACCACCGCGAGATCTTCGGACGGCACGGCGCTCTTCCGACGTACAACTCCCATGCGATCGAGAGCCGTCTGCACCACATCGACGGGCTGGCCGAGCACTTCCTCTACTTCAACGACGACGTGTTCGTCGGCCGGACGCTCCAGCCGGGCATGTTCTTCCACGGCAACGGGCAGGCGAAGCACTTCATGTCGCCCACCGCCGTGCCGATGGCTCCGGCGAGCCACGCCGACGAGTTCAACATCAGCGCCGCCAAGAACAACCGGGCGCTCATCGAGGCCGCCTTCGGCCAGGTGCTGGCCCACTCCTTCCTGCACGCGCCGCACCCGCTGCGCCGCAGCGTGCTGCAGGAGATGGAGAACTGCTTCCCGGACGCCATGGCGGTCACGGCGGCCAACCAGCTGCGCAGCCACAGCGACCTCTCGGTGGCCTCCTCGCTGCACCACTACTACGGGTTCCACACCCTGCGCAGCGTCCCCGGCAGCATCTCCTGCGGGTTCGTCAACGTCGGCCTCAGCGACCACAAGCCGCGCCTCAACCGCATTCTGACCGCCCGGCCCCACGACGTGTTCTGCCTCAACGACTTCCACGACGGAGACGTCCCGGAGGAGGAGCAGGACGCGATCCTCACGGCCTTCCTGCCGAGCTACTTCCCCATCGGCAGCCAGTTCGAGACCGGTTCGGAGCGCAACCAGAGATGCCGTGCCGGCTACCTGCCCGGGTGGCCGCTGTGACCGGCCAGGCCCCACCGCGAGAGAGACACCGCATGGACAGCACCTCATCCGTCCTCCAGATCGTCGCGCACCCCGACGACGACCTGTACTTCATGAACCCCACCACCTTCCAGGCCATGAAGGCGGGCGTCCGGACCACCACGGTCTACCTGACCAGTGGGGACGCCCTGGGCGAGAACCCCCGCCCCTGGTCGACGGAGCCCGTGGTCGCGGACCGGGAGGCCTACGGCAAGGCCCGGCAGAACGGCCTCAAGGCCGCGTACGCCGCGATGGTGCTGGGGGACCGCACCGCCCCCTGGACGAGCGGCACCTGGCAGACCGCGGACGGCGGTCTCGCCGAGGTGTACTCCCTCGCGGCCGCGCCGTGGGTCACGCTGTTCTTCCTCAACATCCGCCAGCACGGCACGCCCGAGGGGCCCGCCCGCAGTCTGCACGCCCTGTGGCGCGCGGAGACCGAACGGGTGCCGACGCTGGTCCCGCGGGGCGGCCTGGTCAGCGATGTCCACTGGTACACGCGTCCGGGAGTGGTGGCGACGCTGGTGAACCTGATGGAGATCGTCCGGCCCACCGTGATCCGCACCATGGACCCCGACCCCGACCGGCTCGTCCACGACGAGAAGTTCCCCCAGCGCCACGACTACGGCGACTTCAGCGACCACTGCGACCACACCGCCACCGCCCTCTTCAGCTGGACCGCGATCAACCAGTACCGCGGCCCCGCCGAGGGCCGGCACTTCGCCGTCGAGTCCTTCCGGGGTTACTCCAACGAGCGGTGGCCGCACAACCTCAGCCCTCAGGCCGTCTCGTTGAAGGAGTTCTTCCTCAACATCTACGGCGCCGCCGACGGGTACGACTGCGGCGACCCGGCCGGCAGTGGCGACTACGCGGTCGGCCTCAACTCGCGCGGCCCCGGCTGGGTGCAGAGCACGACCCCGCGCTACCCCGCCACGGGCGACCGGTTGCTCCTGGACGCGCGCGGACGGCTGACGGCCTTCGCCGTGATCGACCAGCAGGCCGCCGTCTGGGTGCAGGCCCGGCCCGGCGAGGACCGGTGGCGCGGGCCCTTCCTGCTGGGCGGCGCTCCGCTCGCACCCGGACTCGCCGTGTCGCTGACCCCGGACGGCCGCTGGCAGGTGTTCGCCGAACGGCTCTCCGTCCTCGCCCATGACGACCGCCACGGACGGGAGATCGTCACGCTCGAACAAGCCGTCCCCGACGGACCGTTCGGCGATTGGGCGACCCTGGGCAACCCCTCGGCGGCGGACCCCCGCCGCGACCGCCACCTGGGCGCGCCGGTCGTGACCAGGGACGGCAAGGGGCGCCTGCACCTGTTCGTGCGCAACGCCGGTCAGGGCGTCCACTCACGCGTCCAGGAGGCGAACGGGAGCTGGGGCGAGTGGGTGGACCTGCGCGGGTTCGACATCCAGGAGGGGCTGTCCGCCCTCACCGCCCGCGACGGAACCGTCGAGTTGTTCGCCTCCAGCCGGGAAGGAGTCTTCCACTGGAGCCAGGACACCATCGACTCGCCCCCCTCGCGCGCGCCCCGGTTCAAGCTGAGTGTCCCCTCGGGGCCGCCGGCCGCCGTGGTGCAGCCGGGAGGCCGGGTGATGGTCGTCTTCCGGAAGCCCGGCGACGGCCGCCTGCTGCTGGCCGAGGAGGACACCCCCCGCGGCCGCTGGGCGAAGCCCGCCGCGCCGATCGGCGGGCGGGGCGGCTTCGGGCCGGTGGCGGCTGTCGCGAGTACCTCGCCGGAGACCGGCACCTTCCTGGTGACCCGGAGCGACCCGGGCGGGCTGGCCTACCGCTTCCACCCGGACGACTCGCCGTGGCAGGAGTTGTCGACCGCCGCACTGGGCGGCACCGTCGTGGGCACCCCGGCTGCCGCCTTCGACGCGTTGGGCCGGGCCGTGGTGGCCGCCCTCGGCAACGACGGACGCCTCCATGTGACGACGCAGCACGCCCCCGGACGGGGTGGCTTCGGCCCCTGGAGGGCGATCGGCTGAGCAGCCCCGTACGGGCTCCTCAGGGGCCCGTACGGATCTCGGCGTACACCGGGGCGTGATCGGAGTAGCCGTCCGGCCCCCGCCCACCGGGTTCGTTGGGCGTGGTGTCCATGAGGTCCTCGTCGACACCGCAGCGCACGAGCGGATTGCGGACGCCCGGAGGACGGTCGAAGAAGATGTGGTCGAGCTCGTGGAAGCTGTGGGCCCGCTTCTCCGGGTCCCAGGCGTGATACGTCACCGCTCCCCGGCCGCCCCGGTCCGCCGCCGGGCAGACCGAGTACGACGCGACGAGCGGGGCCAGCTGCGGTGCGCCGGCGTTCCGGTTGAAGTCGCCGGTGAGGACGGTGGGCCGGTCCTCACCGCGTACGAACGCGCGCACCGCCGCGATCTGTTCACCGACCCGCGGCTCCTCGCCCGGCAGGATGTGCGTGGTGCAGGGAGTGTACGACCAGCCCTCGACCCGTACGCACAGCACCGGCAGGGTCTGCCTGCTGACGCCCTTCGGGTCCGGGGGCAGGGCGTTCAGCGACCGATCCCCGACGATCTCCCCGCGTACGGCCAGCGCCACGCCCAGGTCGCCCGACAGGCCGTCACGGCACCGCGTCTCGCCGTCGGGCCGGGCGCCCTCGGCGTGCCGCACCGACCATCCCGGTCCCAACGCCGAGCGGAGCAGGTCCATATGGCTGCCCGGCGCACCCCCGCAGACCTCCTGCAGGGTGATCACGTCTGCGTCGTGCTTCCGCGCGAGGGCGGCGATCTTTCCGGTTTTCTCCTCCGGGCGGTCCCGCAGCGGGCAGTAGCCGGACTGGCCGCGCTCCCCGCCCGCCTCTCCGCAGATGTTCCAGGTGACGACCCGCAAGGTCTCCGGCCGGCTCGCCACCGGGGCGTCCGCTCCTCCGGAGGACCACATCCACGCCCCGGCGGCGGCCACCGCGACCAGCAGGGCCGTACCGATGCGGGCGACGCCGCGGACGGTGGCACGCATGGGACTCCTCGGGACGGCCGGGACAGGGTGCCCATGGTGTCACAGCAGGTCGGAGGCGCCCCCTGCCCCATCTGCCGGGCCCGCGGCCCGCCTTCGCCCACCACCCGCCGGCCGCCGTTCGGCCGGGACGGCGTCCGGCCGGGAAGGGAGAAGGGCCGTACGGCGAACGTCTCGCCGTACGGCCCTCGGTGGTTCTCGTCCCTGCTTACGCGGGCACGCTCGCCACGCCGCGCTCCAGGAACGGCTTCCCGTTCACCCGCTGGGAGACGCCCTCGCGGTCCAGGTACGGCGTGATGCCGCCCAGGTGGAAGGGCCAGCCCGCGCCGGTGATCAGGCACAGGTCGATGTCCTGGGCCTCGGCGACGACGCCCTCCTCCAGCATCAGGCCGATCTCCTGCGCCACCGCGTCGAGCACGCGGTCGCGGGTCTGCTCCTCGGTGAGGACGGTGTCGCCCTGCTTGAGGAGGGCGGCGACCTCGGGGTCGAGGACCGGCGCGCCGGAGTCGTAGACGTAGAAGCCGCGCTTGCCGGCCTTCACGACCGCCGCGAGGTTCTCGGAGACCGTGAAGCGCTCCGGGAAGGAGCGGTTCAGGGTCTCGGAGACGTGCAGGCCGATGGCCGGGCCGACCAGCTCCAGGAGCACCAGCGGGGACATCGGCAGGCCGAGCGGCTCGACGGCGCGCTCCGCGACCTCGACCGGGGTGCCCTCGTCGATGACGTTCTGGATCTCGCCCATGAAGCGGGTGAGGATGCGGTTGACGACGAACGCCGGGGCGTCCTTCACCAGGACCGCGGTCTTCTTCAGCTTCTTCGCCACGCCGAACGCCGTCGCCAGCGAGGCGTCGTCGGTCTGCTCACCGCGGACGATCTCCAGCAGCGGCAGGACCGCGACCGGGTTGAAGAAGTGGAAGCCGACGACCCGCTCGGGGTTCTTCAGCTTCGACGCCATCTCGGTCACCGACAGCGAGGAGGTGTTGGTGGCGAGGATCGCGTGCGCCGGGGCGACCGCCTCGACCTCCGCGAACACCTGCTGCTTGACGCCGATCTCCTCGAAGACGGCCTCGATGATGAAGTCCGCGTCCGCGAAGCCCTCGGCCTTGTCGAGGACGCCGGAGA
Proteins encoded in this window:
- a CDS encoding PIG-L family deacetylase, whose product is MDSTSSVLQIVAHPDDDLYFMNPTTFQAMKAGVRTTTVYLTSGDALGENPRPWSTEPVVADREAYGKARQNGLKAAYAAMVLGDRTAPWTSGTWQTADGGLAEVYSLAAAPWVTLFFLNIRQHGTPEGPARSLHALWRAETERVPTLVPRGGLVSDVHWYTRPGVVATLVNLMEIVRPTVIRTMDPDPDRLVHDEKFPQRHDYGDFSDHCDHTATALFSWTAINQYRGPAEGRHFAVESFRGYSNERWPHNLSPQAVSLKEFFLNIYGAADGYDCGDPAGSGDYAVGLNSRGPGWVQSTTPRYPATGDRLLLDARGRLTAFAVIDQQAAVWVQARPGEDRWRGPFLLGGAPLAPGLAVSLTPDGRWQVFAERLSVLAHDDRHGREIVTLEQAVPDGPFGDWATLGNPSAADPRRDRHLGAPVVTRDGKGRLHLFVRNAGQGVHSRVQEANGSWGEWVDLRGFDIQEGLSALTARDGTVELFASSREGVFHWSQDTIDSPPSRAPRFKLSVPSGPPAAVVQPGGRVMVVFRKPGDGRLLLAEEDTPRGRWAKPAAPIGGRGGFGPVAAVASTSPETGTFLVTRSDPGGLAYRFHPDDSPWQELSTAALGGTVVGTPAAAFDALGRAVVAALGNDGRLHVTTQHAPGRGGFGPWRAIG
- a CDS encoding endonuclease/exonuclease/phosphatase family protein, which codes for MRATVRGVARIGTALLVAVAAAGAWMWSSGGADAPVASRPETLRVVTWNICGEAGGERGQSGYCPLRDRPEEKTGKIAALARKHDADVITLQEVCGGAPGSHMDLLRSALGPGWSVRHAEGARPDGETRCRDGLSGDLGVALAVRGEIVGDRSLNALPPDPKGVSRQTLPVLCVRVEGWSYTPCTTHILPGEEPRVGEQIAAVRAFVRGEDRPTVLTGDFNRNAGAPQLAPLVASYSVCPAADRGGRGAVTYHAWDPEKRAHSFHELDHIFFDRPPGVRNPLVRCGVDEDLMDTTPNEPGGRGPDGYSDHAPVYAEIRTGP
- a CDS encoding stealth conserved region 3 domain-containing protein yields the protein MKITFLLTTADAVGGTERAVFNQASELAVRHDVRVLSVFKSKPAQFFSPDERVRVDYLVDLTGPVQRPLRPTGMEDAAWAQLAAQPSMIVDRTWESAFNRVSDLELELALQDTDTDVLITTTPALMALAVHLAPSRVVTVHQEHRVSELRGTSGEPLLRHSARLDALGVLSERTREWFAETLGASAPRLEVVPNALPSGYRPKSTLETRTVVIAGRLVGEKQIDHAVTAWAAIAPRHPSWTLRIFGDGPLSGALRRQIDSLGLHDSVQLNGNSPHLAEEWAKASIALLTSRNEAFGLVLAEAQAAGVPVVSYDSPNGPREVVMDGHTGLLVPPGDIDALTACLLRLIEDAPLRHRMGTAAQGAVERFAPAVVTARWEHIFSELVAARDSGRRDIAKAERQARHDLVSGADGGVPAASPAPASTVRGGGAQALENRLLKSVRGLVRDGGQLCRPLEWESPWDIVQANLALAAHALESAGVPYAVVRDSLVRHTVAVHATYREAVLKALAGAYGDQAVYVSVLNENQNAVATVLAGMVEQYTDTPGSGVRVYRSAVSRSRTLRLGAVYGCTISFWDEDPEDPAFFLSPTRTSVGTRLPKQSMARRPMTLAGRTYPSIAPFTQPLHGDIGFPVDAVYTWVDGSDVHWLERKNAVLAGMGLQTEDAATSAARFRDRDELRYSLRSIDMYAPWIRNIYLVTDQQVPSWLDTSHPRVRVVDHREIFGRHGALPTYNSHAIESRLHHIDGLAEHFLYFNDDVFVGRTLQPGMFFHGNGQAKHFMSPTAVPMAPASHADEFNISAAKNNRALIEAAFGQVLAHSFLHAPHPLRRSVLQEMENCFPDAMAVTAANQLRSHSDLSVASSLHHYYGFHTLRSVPGSISCGFVNVGLSDHKPRLNRILTARPHDVFCLNDFHDGDVPEEEQDAILTAFLPSYFPIGSQFETGSERNQRCRAGYLPGWPL
- a CDS encoding stealth family protein is translated as MHLLASCDSLRSALVVRALGGRSRTARHGPDASLRVVRVQGKHTRAVVVRGATEWAARARNFHLLVAVLEEAEIDYFAVRGTSRNLPCVAVPAGRRDEVEEVLQIAFGRNPGSVAQEDGAQSRSGASAKTWRRLRSHSVLRLAWNVCDPTGHLVFGPESGCDLEFWEEHEGELCAPRPNTVVTQIPVETEFRTAEQKLFSPVPGPYHTGHARTVADFTARLPTDHAFPIDVVYTWVDDSDAVWRAEKDQVRRSLAGDSDRLHEQADNGARYTSRDELRYSLRSIHQYAPWVRNIFLVTAGQIPGWLDTDVPGLTVVDHREIFSDPAALPTYNSHAIESQLHHISGLSDHFLYLNDDVFFGRPVQPGHFFHPNGLTKFFLSKALIPSGNVAPEDLPVNAAGKNSRGLIAQQFGTVISQKMKHTPHALRRTVLTEVEHIYARAHWVTQHSRFRSPHDIPIASSLHHYYAYHLARATLADLRYVYIDIGDDKAQQRLNRLVVQRNFDTFCINDTVVPEDPDAQERMVRRFLDSYFPVASPYELHGSRGAPTRRTRAWERTTG